The Lycorma delicatula isolate Av1 chromosome 2, ASM4794821v1, whole genome shotgun sequence DNA window TCTCACCTAATGACCATAGGATCTGTAATTAAGCTGTATAATTCGAACACAAACAATTTTTGGGTGGATGCTGGTTTAAACCCACACCTATTATGGATGTCTGAATCTGTTCTCAGGTTTCTGtttcatataagaaaaaaaaaattgttgtagtgAGATTTAGAGCTCATCAACAAAAACTGACTGATCAATAATATGCTGTTCCAATCCTGAGTCCAGATAGCTTGATCTCAGGAGCAATTATTGGCTGGATTGGCATATGCCAATTGAGTGAAGAGTTGCTTCAGAAGAGCACCAAGTAACATGAAACTTTACTGATTAGGGACAGAGGATAAGTAAAATGTCAAAaagtttgaattataaatttaaaactgatatataaGTACTATAGGAATTTTAGGAGGTAATAGTTGGCCCTACCTTACCTGACAAGTACTTCAGCTGTTAGGACTTTTACAGCCCCTGAACAGATCCATAAGTCAAACCTTCCACCAGATATCATCAACAATAGATAATTTATACAGGTTTCTTCATCCTTATCAAGAATGTACATAGGAACTCTGATTCACCCATAAAACCCAAAATAGAGAAGAAGGATCAAGGATAAGGAAAAAGAGTGGATAGTGAGAAACAATTATCAATTTATAGAAGAACTGGGTGCAAGATAAACAAACCCACCCAAAGAACAGCTTAAAGGGCTTCCTAGGCagaaattttccattttatccATTACCCGTCAGGAAAATGAAATAGTTGTACCAGATTGAGAGCAATATATATCtggtaataattttgaattaactgaaatatacactgcaaaagaattttttcattccAAAGTAAAAAATTCACCTAAAAACAGTCTCAGGCTTCCTAAAGGAACTCTTCTTCCCATTACTGAAATTTTGCAGTGTGGTTTACTGATGTATTCAATTGTATTGTTGATGATTCAGCCAGATGCCCACTGAAGGGAAAGACAATCAGAAATTCCATTTATAGCATAAATTTAGCAGCTTAACTCGAGTGTATTTGACTGAAAGActgtaacatatttttgtttcttaaatctaTAGTTAGTATTATTTTGTCTATTTTAGTAGGTATTCTTTTATCTATTAGTAAAACTATCTTTAGTAAATGAATACTGAACACTAATCAGACAGATATTGTGTATAAATTTTGTCTATTAGATCAACTTTTTTTGAGATTAGAACTAGTTTTTATACTCAAATGCTTTTTTTGGTGTTAAACTTCTGGATATTGTATGGAagtttgcagtgtgtgaaaaacaACTAGCCTTGCTTTAAAAAATGTCAATCATCACTTGCAGTTTTCACTCACTGACTGTTCTGCTTGAAACAACCTGCTCATTTCTTCCCATCCTCTCATCACCTTCACTGTACAACCTTCTTCTATTCTTGCTCTCTTTTATGCGATATATCTCCATTCCTTTCTATTAATAATCCTTTGGCTTTTTTCCCAGCGCTTCCACCTCATGCATCTTCTGCTTATCCTCCTTTCCtacattctttttaattacaCATGTCATTTCTCCTTTGACCTCTCTGTTTTCTCTCTTGAGTGTTCTCCTTCACCATATCTTTCATCCTTTTATATCAAATTCTGATCATACTTTTACATAATTCCCACGTTTATAATTCACACGATACTTCATTTAACAAGCCTGAATTTTGTTGATGCCCCTTCTTTGTTTAACTCATGTCTTTACTGCATTTGTTAGAATTAGAAAGTAATATATCATCTTCTATTCTTGGGTGTATCCCAGCTCCAGATCAGACTCCTCACAATTGTGTTTGCATATCCCTTCTCTGCTCCAGATCAGACTCCTCACAATTGTGTTTGCATATCCCTTCTCTGATCTTTTTCTTGTTGACttcaaaatccttttaaaattttcaactctGTGTAGCTGTTCTCCAACCATGTTGCCCATGGATGTATCCTCCTTGGTTGTAATTACCCTCTCACACTTcttgatgtttaattttaatctgcAACATGTAACATGTAAACTATAAAAACTAGGTTCGAAGCAATAATCGATGGTAATATATTCTTATTTCAGCAAAAATTACTACTTCTTACATAAAGTAAGTTATGTTTGGTATCCAGTTATTGGatttattccaacatttataaTTGGAATTATTGttagtttaataacaaaaaaatgtagaaagagGTCAGCTGAAAAAGATGCTGATGAAAATGATGATTATGAAGATGATTTTGATTTGTATATTCATCCTTTggcaaaatatttgtttagaaataatcaaCAAAAGCGATTACAAAAACATCATCGCACTGCAGTAAGTATCAAAATACTGgctattgaattataattttatctaattgtataatgtaattaataaatgcataatgATTCTTctatgataatagtaataataatatgattacaataatACACTAACTACTATAACCaacaatttaagaaaagtttgcctcattcatttaaatagtttagaaaaaagtaacaagCCTTGAAattcaaatatgaataaattttctgTAGCTGTTGGTTATGTCTATTTGACATAAATATACTTGGCAAAAGATATTTCAGTTAGCCTCCTAGCCCATAAGATATGGCCATAGTAAAGTCAAGAGAGCACAAGAGAGTCCAGAGAGAGTCAAGAGAGTTgggatgttaaaataaatttatactaaatttatataaaaatgtatcattgtctGAGATCACTCCATTCTCCATCCATTTACTTGACTGGCAGTTGATTCTTATTCAGAAATATggtaatcctaccctactaaagggcatttgtaagTGTGTCTGTGTGTCCATCCCCCTAAACTTAGCACctgaatgtaccgatcgctagcagAAAATCCCaattcattagtacatgtctcgtggtggtcagctGTAtacttgatatattattatatattgatatatatgcaaaatacatattaataatatattttgtttaatttatgtgattgtttttcttcataaaataatgaattataaccaaGAAGTAGACACCATAATGTATcgatcactagtggaaaatcccTAGCAATTAATTTGTTAgaatcaatttctaatttaactttcattatatcaatttctagagtaaaatttctaatttaacttttgttatatcaattttcatcattcaaaaataatatttttaccaagaggaaatcaattttggacacctaataattccattccaAGACGCCACCCACCGGGGCAAGCCAGGCTTAACCTGACAGTCACTATTTCCATGAGTTGGACCTACTCTGCAAAATATCAGGATACGAACAAGTTCTGAGATAGGGCCACCATAAGAAAGTGGCTAGAGCATTGTATACTGCTAGAGTGGCACTACTAATTAGGTAAATGCTGTAGTTGTTGCAGATTTCTTGTTAACTACCTCGAGAATATGATTAAGGGAAGAAAATGATCAAACACTGATGGAGTGTTTCAATAGTCTGGGATGACTATACATACGTATACGTAGATGTactgtatatagatatattttattgtcTGAATACAACAAAAGtggaaaaaagttaatacaaattaatgttgaaacacataatacattttcagaatcttttttatttgtaaatgtaggTACATCCAACCATGAGCAGTAccagtatttattttcttttagtagatggcttaattttaccagaaACTTGACTCTGTTGAACTTTTCGTGTTGCCACTGTACAGATAGCTTGAACCCTCAAATAGATCCATGTCAGAGTCTCCACAAAATCCCACTAATATGAAGAATGCAATCAGTCATACATGTTCGTATAACCTTAGCATAGATGCACTGAATATATGGCCAAAATGTACAAATCATAGGGAGGATAAAAAAAGACTCaagaataataatgagaaaagatAATCTACCCATAGAGGGACCATAAAATGAGGTAAACAACTCCATTAAAAGAAGTGCTTTATGACTTTGTTTCTAGGCACTCAGTACACTCAGATTATTGGTATATCTTTTTAATCGTGATGATGGCCTGGCTTTTTCCACCCATGATTATGGGTGCAGTAAAGGCTATGACACTCATGAAATATAAGTAGGTGGATATTGCATTATTTCTTgtcatcagataatttttttttcattatttattcactaGCTGTTATATGTTTAGAccaaaattacaacttttttttatgatgatttgaAATGATATAGAAATGCCAGACCTCCGGCTGAGATTGAACCAATAATCAGTTGAATGAGTAGGCAGCACGCTAATCTCTGTACAATTAAAATACTGAGATCAGCATTCggattttaagtaatttcatttctttttttaattaacacgtGGACTGACaactattactattttaaataatacagtaaaatcagataatacaataaaaataatacaacaaaatgtGTGATTTTGTGGGTGATCATGTGTCATTAAAAGATTCTTCTGGATTCCTAATTAAcaagattcaaataaatatatttatttatgcaaaaaatgaattagaagttTACAGGCATAATTTTGTGCCCTCCATGGATTTCCTTTTTCTccacaataaaaagtaaacataaatacaaaaattatgcttggaataaattaattactaattttatagtcATGTAAATATTTCTCTGATGATTGAATGTTCATGCTATCTTTCCTTCTTAAGATAACttttctctctcacacacacacacacacacacatatatatatatatatatatatatatatttatatatgtacatatataacatTGTTGTACATTGTCAAAGCATGGTTGCCTAGCCTGAACAGGAGTTTAAGTGGTTTGAATTCTAAAGTTAATTTTACACTTTAGATTTGGAATCTTCAAAGTGatattgcatcatattttttgagactgctttttttgttatacacaacaaaaaattttgtttatcgttttatgtaattattttttgtaaagttttgttttattttttaaattcctattcaTCTACTGATGACAATATCATTTAACATTCAAAATTAGcatcagttcattttttttttatttctagtaaatATTCTTAACACTTAATAAAATGACTATTTTAAAACCAGTCATCATGGACTTGttctttttgtataaattcaaaaatggctccatttcttattttttttttttttacattatgtttttttcttttttctagttaatgaaaagaaacaaaaatggaaacaaaaaagaagatgGTGAAGAAGTTGAAATtagaatgaaaatgttaaattaaatatacattacttttaaaaaaaatgattatttgttatttttttatgaaccattttttattactgtttgttttattataatgaaacagaaaacaaataaaaaaattaaaaaaatcaagatatatgttgcaatttaataaaaaaaataaaattaaaaaaaaattaaaaaaatactaattaatacaatttaatatttttaaacttaataaatatttatacaagttgttgtataaacttataaattagaatttttatttgatttaaagatataattttaaaatatatttttatttatttaccctaAATTAATGGATTGATGTGGGATgagaattaaatttgataaagcaTGTGGCCTGTATCTACACACCTCAATCTAAGAGATCTTTTGAGTAACTTTAAGTATTTGACCTACAAGGTCATCTTTATGTAGCTTTTAATAGAATGTAACTGCCTATTTCAAATTAAACAGCTGGAAGGAAAACcccaaaaaatagtttgtttttttttttttttttatttaagcttcCAACTCTACAAAAACATAAATGCCTACCTGATTAGAGCGTACATTCTTATCAAACTGCAAAGggctttaagtaaattattttttattgataaacaaaatttccttATAGTATTCCACAGCTCTTGAAAAAATGttgcataatattttaaaaccaatgaTCAGTTAGAAAACTAACGAGTTTGCTAAGATCTTGGCCTTCAGTTCAGTCTCAGCactgaattagaaataaaagatttgCTAAATGAGATGTGAATAAATCCTcatagtctttttttaaaaattgctttatttcTTGAGAAAACACCATTTTACTGTCATTCTAACTAAAGATTATACTAACTCCATAAACTGATGGAGTTAATGatcaataaatgaaaagttttcttctaataaaaaaaaatgccttcTTGTAGTCCTTAACTTCAGACTGTCTGCTCTATGCATAAATGAAAGGTGACTGATCCATTGCTTGTACAAGAATAGTATTCAACATGACATGAAATATAGCAGTGGTTTATTGCACTACCCATACCAGTAAACAAACTGCTCTGAGTAAAGGTTTTTAAGAGTCTTAACTGTTTACAGATATGATTATATCTCTGTTTATGCATCCCAACTACAGACACTGGAACACATCAAGGTATTGAAAATCTCAGTCTGAAAGATTACCACAGAAAGAGTTAAAAGACtgaaacagataataaaatgttattttagaataataattttttttagtaccttttgtatcaggGTTTATTAGTGATATTAGTTTAAGATTTACTCTTTGAGTTTAGGTTAGATTTACTCACTGTAAATCTCTGCTTTAGCTTCCCTATTTATGTATCTAATTATATCTGTTAAATTTATAGTTTCTtaatcatttttagtttatttctccCTTCTCATCAGCATTAACTTTGaagagttttaaaatgaaattttttaccatATGTAATAATTTCACTCAATAGTCATAACAAGAAACTATATATTTGATGATGTAGTTGAAGtgacagaaaatatttatcagaagttaaaaaattttatgaataggGAAACTGTGGGCACTGAATCTCTTTTCATATAATTCATTACATATTAAGTGGATCTAATTGTTTTCCAGTAGATGTAGAACTTGTAGTTctggaaatttatttatgtttttgtatttatacagtaaatatgTGAAAATTGTGACATCATCAATAATGAATGCCATCAAATGTTGCAATACAGAAAATCATGATGGCTGGCATTCATGCCtgtagttgaaataattttaaagatgtatttgtcaattaaggaatattttttgagtttaacTAAATATCCAGcagttttgaaaacattttttgaaggtAAGCACTCAAAAATGTGACTGCATTTTGAACACAACCACATTTCAAATTGGTTTAGAAGTGGAAGCGATAGAATGTTTCTGCTGTCAAGAGCACAGCAGAAATCAGTAAATTGAAAGAAAACCTTAGATTAATTACCCATTTAAAGTgggtaattttaattacaaaaattattttgaatttgaaaaaggAGAATTCAGTTTCATTTTGTAACATTCTACAAGACATGATTACATTATTCACAGCAGCAGACTGCACTTTTAAGGACATGGAAGTGCTTGTTTGGACAGCACTGAAAAAATCAGCTGGTCCAATAATTCTTATTTCAAAGTGAAATGCGAATCATATTGAAACTGGTAAATATTAGGTCAGCATttttaactatgaaaaaatataaaattccataaattatGAGCATATTAGCAAAACTCCAAAATATTGTCGCTGTAAGGAAGTAATGCAgcagttaagtaatttttttttcaaagaacaagtatttttaatgaacatgAAATACATTATCTGCAAATATGCAGAGAAgagcataatatataatttttttaaggtcaataaatgtttaaaaaaatgctaattacCAAGACATTTCTTCTACTGCAGCATGTCCAGCTCTTGATTTTACTTGAATGTTGGTTGACAATGGAATGCAAACAAACTTTCCATTTAAGAAATGTACAGTGTTAAAGGAGGAGACCACAAATATGTTAAACTCAATTCAAGTATTGgaggaagaaataaaaagtttgaaaaacatGCATATTAACACATCTACCACAGTGGAACAGAAGACATCACTACTGagcttgaaaaataattttggtgtGTTGGGTAAATTGCAGGAGGGAGAGGACCAAACTAAATTTACCCCAgtagcaaataaaaaaagaaaattaccaatGTGATTAAAAAGGTAATGTAAAAAGCCTTCACAAAGCTAGTGAAATTAAGTCATTCACAACAtgcaaaataaccaaaaaaaatcagCATCCCTTTCAAAAATATGACTGTGTTGGGGGATAGTCATGTGAGAACATACTCACAATAATGAAAGAGTCCCTCTCTCCAGAAATCAGAGTTAGTGGAATGTACAAGCCTGGTGGTGCTCTACTGGACATCGAACCAAAATTCACTCCTCCAACGGATCATTGCTTTGTAATAGTGATTGGGACCAATGATGTCTCTGCTGGGAGGCAAATTTCATCTTTAGGCATATGTAAGACCTTATGAAGCAGAGCAGTAGTAACTCCAAAGTCCTAATCTCTGCCAACACAATTTGACCTGATCCTCTACAAGATCGTCATCCTGGTTAATAATTACTTCGAGGAACTCTGCCAGTGTTGTAAAGATGTAGAATTTCTCAATATTGGCAGTATCGAATGACACTACTATAGAGCACATAGACTGCATGTTTGAGCTAGtgggaaaaaactaattttggaaAAACTGGCTCAGTCATTCCCAACTTCTGATCTGCCCCAAGCCAGCTCATGTTTCTGTGCTTGCTTCCTCCGAGACTCAAACAAGACTACTAGCGCCAGGCCCCTTTGATTCTTACACAAGAATCAAAGGAATCTTACACATGACTCTTCCAAACGAGGAAATAGAAGAGCAGTAGTACCCAGAGCAAACCGACTGTTATTTGAAGTATTGTCAGGTGGTGTGATTCTACTTAAACTGGAAGATAAGTTGTTATTGATGTAACTGCAGATGATGGATCAAGAAGCGAGGCACAGAACTTGGAAGACGAGGCGGAGACATTGTCGATGGAACGGCCGACAACACTACAGGAGATGGTTGTCGTGAGATGTGTGGCCACGCGGGAGTCGCAGCAGCCGAAGAACGTTTTGGGGCGGCTGGTGATGAAGGAGACGATAATTGGTGACTGTAGGGTGATGCTGTATGCGTGTTTGATGCAGCAGGTGACAGGGTAAGGGCAGTGTGTACAATTATTTGCTAACAATGTTGTTAGCATTTGCGTCTGTTTTGATTGAGGCACTGCAGTTCCTTACCAAGCAGCGCCATGAGTTGTCACCATTTTTTAGTATTCTATattgcttgtatttttttttttttttttgctttttttcacCTTACCACTGAGGTTTTACCTGTGTTGAATACATTACACAACCTCAGAGAGTGCCTCGCCTCAAACCCTTCAGGACCCCGCGGGATCTGACAAAGTCGTACCCCACGGGGGTCGCTCATCCAGCaggtcgggactcggtcttttctttgcCAGGCCTCAAACCAGGTCCAAGCCGGGATTACGGTCTTTTATTTACCCACGAACACGAGGGGTTCCCGATCAGTCATCAAGAGCGGTTCACCTCAGCGAACCACCCTCTCATGAACAGGACTGCCCTCCGAAATCCCTACCTGCATATCACTCACCATCCCATACCCTAGTTTTCTTTGCTTTGGTACTTAGTATTTTTGTGACCATTATTGCAACCTTTTTTTTTCCTTCTccccccgaccggatatccatttcaGTATACGCAgttggggagagtgtccatatactcaaaggaggcgtcccccactcaccggcagcacgtccggcacggcaggttagcctccccggtctcggatcttttattttccatttgccatgcctctaatcccccacctCATGGCCAAGGTCTGGCAACGCCGACCCTCACCCCCtcggcagggaaccgggtctcggtgtttatcttttgccatgcctaaaaccggcggcaccgaccccactaagcacCAAGGCACCCGCAGGGCCGGGACTAGGTCTTAACTTTGCCCCACAAttccctcccttctcaggaacccgtacacctcagcatgcgggccctccacagagggactgtcctcccttccctactttaactacgacccccgtcttctgtcttcatcttctttaatacggagaatttcccccgcgaacttcttgaaccagtcccaattttcctgactatacaccatccaattaattaaattgtcaggggtcagtctattaattaaaatctcccttctattatcagcccatctgggacatgcgaagatggtgtgttctacattgtcgatctcctgacaataaacgcatagtggggtggccctcttcccaattctgaataaatattgaccaAAACAACCATGGCCTGTCAACAGTTGTGTGCTATAGAAGTTCACGTCACCCAGTCTCTTACCAACCcatgtatttatgttggggaATAGCCTTATCATTCAATCCCCAACTCTTGAGTGCGCCCAAGCACTCTGCCACTCTTGCTGTATTAGCTCTATGGTCTCGCTTCTGGGAAGTCCCGTGGCTCTTAATGTCCTGtctctaatttaaaaatctataggGGGAACTTCTGTTATTATACACAACGCATCATACGACACTGTTCTGTAGCCTGCAGCCACCCTAAGCAGAGCGAGTCTATGAacactttttagtttagttttatttctctgtgTAGTTATTGCATTTCCCCATACCGGGGTCGCATACAATAACGCCGATGTGGTGGCCGCCGTTATCAGCCTCCTGATTTCCATCTTAGTTGTGCCatgattttgaaaaagccccctcaAGGCCTTAACGGTGGGGGTAACCCTGTTGCAAATCATATTgacatgtttactaaattttaagcttttgtcTAGCAGAACACCAAGGTATTTTGCTTCGTTGACTTCGATGATTCTTTGTCctctgatgtttatatttatgtttctgatgGGTCTTATACCAGCGAGAACCATACAACAAGATTTCCTAAGGGAAATCTGCAACTTCTTTCCAGATTTCTTTCTTTCAAGATTTCTTTCCAGCCACTCGTCAATTAGACATAGCGCTCTTTTGGCTTTGTCATCTACAATATCTACATTTCTATCTTCCAATAAACCGCTATGTCGTCCGCATAGCCGACCACTGATACCCCTTCCaggtaatttaatctaaaaatcccGTCATAGAAGACGTTCCACAGGGTAGGTGCAAGCACGGATCCTGAGGAACGCCTCCAAACACCTGATATATAGCTTTACCTTCAAGCGTTTTAACTTCGATAAACCTAAGATGGAGGTAATGATTAATCAGATAGTCACTTATATGCATATTTTGTAGGGCTTCTATTATAGCTATCCACGGTACTGTGCCGAAAGCGTTTTTGATACCGAGCATAATCATGAGGGGAATTTTCCTGACTCTCCAGGATTCACTTCTAGTTGTTAAAGCCCAGTTTGTAACTCTTTCAATAGCACTTATAGTAGAGCATCCTCTCCTAAACCCGTACTGTTCTGGGTGTAAGCATTGCCTCTCCTCAATTTCTTTCCTAAGCCTGATTTCAATAAGTCTTTCTACGACCTTCCCCATATTGTTAATTAGCGTAATTGGTCTATACCCTCCTGTTTCATTGGCTGGTCCTGCCTTGGGGAGAAAGACCGTTCTGCCTGCCTTCCAGCAGTCAGGAAAATACCTGTTTTGTAGGCCAAAGCTGGCAATGTCCACCATTTCCCAGGGTATTATTTTTGCAAGACCTTTAATGATGGCACTGTTATGCCATCAGGCCCTgggctttttttattcttcaatttgccGATAGCCTCCATTACCTCTTGCTGAGTAAACCTGCCGCCTTCGCAACCAATCACTGATCTGTTAGGATTTTCCGCTCTGGGGAATAATTTTCTTACTAGTTGTGCCGATGTTTCATTACTCAACGTCGGCACATGCCTGCCCAGACGTTTAGTAATGATTTTAAATGCCTTGCCCCAGGGATCAACATTAAGTTCATGGCACAGTTCCAGCCATTTACTTCTTTTCTCTTGCTTTATAAGAAAGTTCAATTTCTTTCTGGCTTGTCTGTAGTTTTCTACAGCTAGATTGCCTTCCTATATCATGCCGTTTCTAGCTGGTAAACGTTGTGCTATTCTTTTACACCGTTGCATTATCTTCCTTTGGTCTTCTATTTCCGGTGACCACCAGTATACCGGAAGGTGTCTACTGTTGTTTTGCGGTATCTTGGCCATTTCTTCCTTGATGATGTCTTGAAATATCACCGGGTCTATTTGTGCGCAGTTCATGATTTTATTTGCCGCGTTTCTGATTACGCGGTGGATTTGGAAGTCGGTCAATCGGTGGTTGATGTGTATCTGTCTTGTTCCTGTAGGGTGATCTCCAATAGTGACTGAAATGGCCTTATGGTCGCTGCCGATTTCCTCATTGAGGACTGCGAaatcaattgtattaatattcaaCCTGCCGTCAATTAAAACTAAGTCTAAGATCGATTCATGTCCTCTCGCACAGTACGTGGCAGTCTCTTCATTCATGCAGGACGCCCCGGTGGCCTCCAGTAGTTCCTCAAGAACTCTTCCCCCCTAGCACCCTAGCATTGGAGATGGTGGCTCCAGCCAATGCAGTCCTACAGTTAAAATCTCCCAACACGACTGTTTTTTTACAGGAGCATGTCATAAGTTGTAAGCTAAGTAATTTCTGCTGAAAAAACTCCCATGTCGCAATTCGGGCTTACATATATtcctataattattatatcatttagttCTATGGCTACAATGCCATCTTCTCTATGGTATAAACTATGATCCACATTGCCTACGATTCTTCTAATGGCCACGTCCCCTTTTCTGTCGGGTAACCATTGACCCCTGGCCACCGAGTACATGTTGGGTTCCGTGGCcaccagaaaattgaaattgcCTCTTGTGGCCATCTCTACCGACAGATCCACCGATAGCCTGCTCctattattattgattagaaATATCTTACACGTGATTTTTGTTACAACTTGTATTAGCAGTTCTATATGACGTAGATCCGCAGTCAAGACATCTCGTTGCTTCTTTGCAATCTTTAATAACGTGTCCCGCTCTGCCGCAATTGAAACATAATTCTGAACGATCCGGACCTCTACATTCTCTCCTGCCATGCCCTATATTCCAGCAACGATAGCATTTCTCGACTTCTGTGCATATGTATGCTCTACAGCACATCCAGCCAGCCCTCAGCCTTGATGCAATGAGCTTAGTAGCGTTTCTTTGGTTAGTGACCACAGTGGCATTTTTTGTATTGCCATATGCCTCTCTTATGGATGTGATTTGAAAACCTTCACCAACTCCAAGTACTTTTTTGATCGCCTCcttcatttttctttctgtagTATCGTACAGCAGGTCCTTGACATGCACCACTGTTCTACGGTCGCCTTTGGTTCTAATGTCAACTTGAAGTTCTTCAGCCCTATTTTTGAGCAGAGAGGAAAACTCACCTGCTTTCTGTGATCCGCTAATTCTGACCTCTAGTTGTTGGTCTCGGCCTTTCCTGATGGATAAGATATCCCTTGCTTCCTGAGCCTTGACTTTATCTTTCACTGTTTTTAAGACATCCGCGTATGTTTTTCCCGGCGCCTGTACTACCACAGTCTTACTCCACCACAAAGACTGCTGACTCTGATTTTCTTACTACTCTTCTTAGAGCTTTTATTACGTGGGCTGCCATGGCTTTTTCCCCATTGCTGGAATCAAATATAACCGTGTATTTGGTACCACACGTTGTTATTTT harbors:
- the LOC142320006 gene encoding uncharacterized protein LOC142320006, producing MGKVVERLIEIRLRKEIEERQCLHPEQYGFRRGCSTISAIERVTNWALTTRSESWRVRKIPLMIMLGIKNAFGTVPWIAIIEALQNMHISDYLINHYLHLRFIEVKTLEGKAIYQVFGGVPQDPCLHLPCGTSSMTGFLD